A genomic window from Brassica oleracea var. oleracea cultivar TO1000 chromosome C8, BOL, whole genome shotgun sequence includes:
- the LOC106308340 gene encoding F-box/kelch-repeat protein At4g39560-like — translation MGIVMCRAWESEEKKTFPISSLPEDFLIECIARVSKDEYLTLSLVSKLFRSIVASPQLYARRSSLGRTETCIYVPIRNGSTSNTRLYTLLRSTKCLVPIPSLPPLPSLDVGGGYVAAVNDSVANVIDAKIYVVGGHYRDTENGSWSSNRMMVLDTETQTWECGEENYGLEAGCRLISEEKIYIIKGDENNFVFKPKELT, via the exons ATGGGGATTGTTATGTGCAGGGCATGGGAAAGTGAAGAGAAGAAGACGTTTCCGATCTCTTCCCTTCCTGAAGATTTTTTGATTGAGTGCATAGCTCGTGTCTCTAAAGACGAGTATCTCACTCTTTCCCTCGTTTCTAAGCTCTTCCGCTCCATTGTTGCTTCCCCTCAGCTTTACGCCAGACGGTCTTCATTAGGACGCACCGAAACTTGCATCTATGTACCCATCCGTAATGGCTCCACCTCGAACACCCGCTTGTATACTCTCCTCCGCAGCACCAAGTGTTTGGTCCCTATCCCCTCGCTTCCTCCTCTGCCTTCTCTAGATGTGGGAGGAGGCTATGTCGCA GCGGTCAATGATTCGGTCGCTAACGTCATCGATGCAAAGATATACGTAGTTGGAGGTCATTACCGGGATACCGAAAACGGTTCGTGGTCATCAAACAGGATGATGGTGTTAGACACGGAAACACAAACGTGGGAATGCGGTGAGGAGAACTATGGTCTTGAGGCGGGTTGTAGGCTGATTAGCGAGGAGAAGATATACATCAT